Proteins encoded by one window of Panicum virgatum strain AP13 chromosome 7N, P.virgatum_v5, whole genome shotgun sequence:
- the LOC120680762 gene encoding subtilisin-like protease 4 codes for MGSFKLSLLLAVLLVAVAAAAVAGDELRTFIVHVHPHESHVFGTADDRTAWYRTFLPEEGRLVHSYHHVASGFAARLTERELDALSGMPGFVAAVPNQVYRRLTTHTPQFLGLDLPQSGRNYTSGFGEGVIIGVLDSGVYPFHPSFSGDGMPPPPAKWKGRCEFNASACNNKLIGARAFESSDRSPLDKDGHGTHTSSTAAGAVVPGAQVLGQGSGTASGIAPRAHVAMYKVCGDECTTADILAGIDAAVGDGCDVLSLSLGGPTVPFYNDGMAIGTFGAVEKGVFVSMAAGNDGPGASTLSNDAPWMLTVAAGTMDRLIVAQVRLGNGATFDGESVYQPNISTAVTYPLVYAGASSTPDANFCGNGSLDGFDVKGKIVLCDRGNGVARLDKGAEVKRAGGFGMILANQFADGYSTIADAHVLPASHVSYDAGVNIKKYINSTASPVAQIIFRGTVLGTSPAPAITSFSSRGPSVQNPGILKPDITGPGVSVLAAWPFQVGPPSLPSPFRRPTFNFESGTSMSTPHLSGIAALIKSKHPDWSPAAIKSAIMTTADPTDMSGKPIVDEQHEPASLFATGAGQVNPDKAIDPGLVYDIAPAEYVGFLCGLYTSREVSVIARRSVDCSGTTVIPDRMLNYPSISLTLPATTNPTTPVVVSRAVKNVGEAAAVYYPRVNLPGTVQVKFAPSELRFTAANQVLNFTVSVWRGQSTDAKFVQGSLQWVSDRHTVRSPVSISFA; via the coding sequence ATGGGAAGCTTCAAGCTAAGCTTGCTGCTGGCCGTCCTTCTCGTCGcggtcgccgcggcggcggtggccggcgatgAGCTCCGCACGTTCATCGTCCACGTGCATCCGCACGAGAGCCACGTGTTCGGCACGGCCGACGACCGGACGGCGTGGTACAGGACGTTCCTCCCGGAGGAGGGGCGGCTCGTCCACTCGTACCACCACGTCGCGAGCGGCTTCGCCGCTCGGCTGACGGAGCGGGAGCTGGACGCGCTGTCCGGCATGCCCGGGTTCGTCGCGGCGGTGCCGAACCAGGTGTACAGGCGGCTGACGACGCACACGCCGCAGTTCCTCGGGCTGGACCTGCCGCAGAGCGGCAGGAACTACACCTCCGGGTTCGGCGAGGGCGTCATCATCGGCGTGCTCGACAGCGGCGTCTACCCCTTCCACCCCTCCTTCAGCGGCGAtggcatgccgccgccgccggccaagtGGAAGGGCCGCTGCGAGTTCAACGCCTCGGCGTGCAACAACAAGCTCATTGGCGCACGCGCCTTCGAGTCGTCGGACCGGTCCCCGCTCGACAAGGACGGGCACGGCACGCACACGTCGAGCACCGCGGCGGGAGCGGTCGTGCCGGGCGCCCAGGTTCTTGGCCAGGGCTCCGGCACCGCCTCAGGTATCGCGCCCCGCGCGCACGTCGCCATGTATAAGGTGTGCGGTGACGAGTGCACCACCGCCGACATCCTCGCCGGCATCGACGCGGCCGTCGGCGACGGCTGTGACGTTCTCTCCTTGTCCCTCGGCGGGCCGACGGTGCCGTTCTACAACGACGGCATGGCCATCGGCACGTTCGGCGCCGTAGAGAAGGGCGTGTTCGTCAGCATGGCGGCCGGCAACGACGGCCCAGGTGCCAGCACGCTGTCCAACGATGCGCCGTGGATGCTCACCGTCGCGGCGGGCACCATGGACCGCCTGATCGTCGCCCAGGTGCGCCTCGGGAACGGCGCCACGTTCGATGGCGAGTCCGTTTACCAGCCAAACATCTCGACGGCCGTCACCTACCCGTTGGTCTACGCGGGCGCCAGCTCAACGCCCGACGCCAACTTCTGCGGCAACGGCTCGCTGGACGGCTTCGACGTCAAGGGCAAGATCGTGCTCTGCGACCGTGGCAACGGCGTCGCGAGGCTCGACAAAGGCGCCGAGGTGAAGAGAGCCGGTGGCTTCGGCATGATTCTGGCCAACCAGTTCGCCGACGGGTACAGCACCATCGCCGACGCGCACGTCCTCCCAGCCTCGCACGTCAGCTACGACGCCGGAGTTAACATCAAGAAGTACATCAACTCGACGGCGAGCCCGGTGGCGCAGATCATCTTCAGGGGCACCGTCCTTGGCACGTCGCCGGCCCCGGCAATCACTTCGTTCTCCTCGCGTGGGCCCAGCGTCCAGAACCCCGGCATCCTGAAGCCCGACATCACAGGCCCCGGCGTGAGCGTGCTCGCGGCGTGGCCATTCCAGGTCGGCCCTCCGTCGTTGCCGTCGCCGTTTCGGCGGCCGACCTTCAACTTCGAATCCGGCACGTCCATGTCGACGCCGCACCTCAGCGGCATCGCGGCGCTGATCAAGAGCAAGCACCCCgactggtcgccggcggcgatcaaGTCCGCCATCATGACCACCGCCGACCCCACCGACATGTCCGGGAAGCCAATAGTCGacgagcagcacgagccggccAGTTTGTTCGCCACAGGCGCCGGGCAGGTGAACCCGGACAAGGCCATCGACCCCGGCCTGGTCTACGACATCGCCCCCGCCGAGTACGTCGGCTTCCTCTGCGGCCTGTACACGAGCCGGGAGGTCTCCGTGATCGCGCGGCGCTCCGTCGACTGCTCGGGCACCACGGTGATCCCGGACCGCATGCTGAACTACCCGTCCATCTCCCTGACGCTCCCGGCGACGACGAACCCCACGACCCCGGTGGTGGTGAGCCGCGCGGTGAAGAAcgtcggcgaggcggcggcggtgtacTACCCCCGCGTGAACCTGCCGGGCACCGTGCAGGTGAAGTTCGCGCCGAGCGAGCTGCGGTTCACCGCCGCGAACCAGGTGCTAAACTTCACGGTGTCGGTGTGGCGGGGGCAGAGCACGGACGCCAAGTTTGTGCAGGGCTCGCTCCAGTGGGTGTCCGACAGGCACACCGTGAGGAGCCCCGTCTCCATCTCCTTCGCCTGA
- the LOC120680763 gene encoding uncharacterized protein LOC120680763 isoform X2 → MELLAELNELETGRGANQIGTLKRSGDTRWSSHYDSVCSLIKLYKPTFLVLKDIANTKGPGTSQTVRGKAAGAVTLMMSFDFVFILHLMKELMGITDLLCKKLQHKSQDIVNAMDDVATTKKLLQNLREHGWDNLISDVISFCMKHGIAYPNMEDFYADFIRSRAANETTVEHHYRYDVFTVVIDQQAQELNCSLASKLYPADFSEQERRTLRCQLRHYEHDVPTNPKFQNLTSISDLCRRLIETKKAEDYYLIDRLIRLVLTLPVSTATTERAFSAMKLLKTRLRNKMEDEFLRDCMLIYIEREIAIKFTTNAIIDDLYAKKNRKVRLK, encoded by the exons ATGGAACTTTTGGCTGAACTTAATGAGCTTGAAACTGGAAGGGGAGCTAATCAAATTGGGACTTTAAAGCGGTCTGGTGATACTAGATGGAGCTCACATTATGATTCTGTGTGCAGCCTAATAAAATTGTATAAACCCACATTCTTGGTCCTCAAGGACATTGCTAATACTAAAGGTCCAGGAACTTCACAAACAGTAAGAGGGAAGGCTGCTGGTGCtgttacattgatgatgtcattTGACTTTGTATTTATTTTGCATCTTATGAAAGAACTGATGGGAATCACAGATTTGCTTTGCAAGAAGTTACAGCACAAGTCTCAAGATATTGTGAATGCTATGGATGATGTCGCCACCACAAAGAAGTTGCTTCAAAACTTGAGAGAGCATGGTTGGGACAATCTAATTAGTGATGTGATATCTTTttgcatgaaacatggaattgcTTATCCAAACATGGAAGACTTCTATGCAGACTTCATTCGATCTCGTGCAGCTAATGAGACTACAGTTGAGCATCACTATAGATATGATGTTTTTACAGTTGTAATTGATCAACAGGCACAAGAATTGAATTGCAG TCTAGCTTCAAAGCTCTATCCCGCTGACTTTTCGGAGCAAGAAAGAAGAACCTTGAGATGTCAGTTACGGCATTATGAGCATGATGTACCTACTAATCCAAAGTTTCAGAATTTGACAAGTATATCTGATCTCTGTCGGCGACTTATAGAAACTAAGAAGGCAGAAGATTATTATTTGATTGATAG ATTGATTCGTCTTGTTCTTACTCTACCTGTTTCTACTGCAACGACAGAGCGTGCATTTTCAGCAATGAAACTTCTCAAGACAAGACTTCGCAACAAAATGGAAGATGAATTTCTAAGGGATTGCATGTTAATCTATATTGAGAGGGAGATTGCTATTAAGTTCACGACAAATGCAATTATTGATGATCTCTATGCGAAGAAGAACCGTAAAGTTCGACTAAAATGA
- the LOC120680763 gene encoding uncharacterized protein LOC120680763 isoform X1 — protein sequence MELLAELNELETGRGANQIGTLKRSGDTRWSSHYDSVCSLIKLYKPTFLVLKDIANTKGPGTSQTVRGKAAGAVTLMMSFDFVFILHLMKELMGITDLLCKKLQHKSQDIVNAMDDVATTKKLLQNLREHGWDNLISDVISFCMKHGIAYPNMEDFYADFIRSRAANETTVEHHYRYDVFTVVIDQQAQELNCRFSEQATELLMLCTSLDPRDSFSLFNIDNVCSLASKLYPADFSEQERRTLRCQLRHYEHDVPTNPKFQNLTSISDLCRRLIETKKAEDYYLIDRLIRLVLTLPVSTATTERAFSAMKLLKTRLRNKMEDEFLRDCMLIYIEREIAIKFTTNAIIDDLYAKKNRKVRLK from the exons ATGGAACTTTTGGCTGAACTTAATGAGCTTGAAACTGGAAGGGGAGCTAATCAAATTGGGACTTTAAAGCGGTCTGGTGATACTAGATGGAGCTCACATTATGATTCTGTGTGCAGCCTAATAAAATTGTATAAACCCACATTCTTGGTCCTCAAGGACATTGCTAATACTAAAGGTCCAGGAACTTCACAAACAGTAAGAGGGAAGGCTGCTGGTGCtgttacattgatgatgtcattTGACTTTGTATTTATTTTGCATCTTATGAAAGAACTGATGGGAATCACAGATTTGCTTTGCAAGAAGTTACAGCACAAGTCTCAAGATATTGTGAATGCTATGGATGATGTCGCCACCACAAAGAAGTTGCTTCAAAACTTGAGAGAGCATGGTTGGGACAATCTAATTAGTGATGTGATATCTTTttgcatgaaacatggaattgcTTATCCAAACATGGAAGACTTCTATGCAGACTTCATTCGATCTCGTGCAGCTAATGAGACTACAGTTGAGCATCACTATAGATATGATGTTTTTACAGTTGTAATTGATCAACAGGCACAAGAATTGAATTGCAGGTTTAGCGAACAAGCAACAGAGCTTCTCATGTTGTGTACTTCTTTGGATCCTAGGGATTCATTCAGTTTATTCAACATTGATAATGTGTGCAGTCTAGCTTCAAAGCTCTATCCCGCTGACTTTTCGGAGCAAGAAAGAAGAACCTTGAGATGTCAGTTACGGCATTATGAGCATGATGTACCTACTAATCCAAAGTTTCAGAATTTGACAAGTATATCTGATCTCTGTCGGCGACTTATAGAAACTAAGAAGGCAGAAGATTATTATTTGATTGATAG ATTGATTCGTCTTGTTCTTACTCTACCTGTTTCTACTGCAACGACAGAGCGTGCATTTTCAGCAATGAAACTTCTCAAGACAAGACTTCGCAACAAAATGGAAGATGAATTTCTAAGGGATTGCATGTTAATCTATATTGAGAGGGAGATTGCTATTAAGTTCACGACAAATGCAATTATTGATGATCTCTATGCGAAGAAGAACCGTAAAGTTCGACTAAAATGA
- the LOC120683217 gene encoding subtilisin-like protease 1 — MDNPKIHRRCTLRGLVLRVAAAVVLLLLSPAAVTPVASHNDHGVHNNYLILVRSAYEYDKKLHQNVSSWHASLLASVCDSAKEALEADPSAMTRLIYSYRNVVNGFAARMTPEELEKMSKMEWFDRSLPEQTYHLLTTHTPEMLGLTGGDPRRGGLWNTSNMGEGIIIGILDDGIYGGHPSFDGAGMKPPPPKWKGRCDFNKTVCNNKLIGARSYFESAKWKWKGLQDPVLPISEGQHGTHTSSTAAGAFVPNASVFGNGLGTAAGMAPRAHIAFYQVCYEQKGCDRDDILAAVDDAIEDGVDILSLSLGHEDAIDFSDDPVSLGGYTAILNGVFICAAAGNTGPSPATLVNEAPWLLTVGASTSDRRFAASVKLGDKVEVEGQSLNDPNTTVGDPRPLVHDVDGKCASESVLMAQNITGKIIICDAGGVVSTEKAKMAKRAGAAGMIVVVPEVFGAVVMPRAHAIPTVQVAFAAGQKIKEFMQTSRGATAAFVFKGSVFKTPQSPMVAPFSSRGPNRRSRGILKPDLIGPGVNILAGVPSIEDVELPPDAAVPRFDIKSGTSMAAPHLSGIAALIKHAHPNWSPAAIKSALMTTAEPTDNLRQPIADVDGKPATFLALGAGHVNPQRAIDPGLVYNMTAAGYVPYLCGLNYTDQKVSTIIYPEPAVSCAKLSRLEQDDLNYPSIIAILDQPPFTATANRSVTNVGAASSTYVVEVEVPASVKVEVNPPKLTFKAVDEVLNYSVTIKSADGRAPASPVEGQLKWVCGKYVVRSPLLVVAGARQA; from the coding sequence ATGGACAATCCAAAAATCCACAGGAGGTGCACGCTACGGGGTCtcgtcctccgcgtcgccgcggccgtcgtcctcctcctgctgTCTCCGGCGGCGGTCACCCCGGTCGCCAGCCACAATGACCACGGCGTGCACAACAACTACCTCATCCTCGTGCGCAGCGCGTACGAGTACGACAAGAAGCTGCACCAGAACGTGTCGAGCTGGCACGCGTCGCTCCTGGCGTCGGTGTGCGACTCCGCCAAGGAGGCGCTGGAGGCGGACCCGTCCGCCATGACCCGGCTCATCTACTCCTACCGCAACGTCGTCAACGGGTTCGCCGCCCGCATGACGCCGGAGGAGCTGGAGAAGATGTCCAAGATGGAGTGGTTCGACCGCTCCCTCCCCGAGCAGACGTACCACCTCCTGACCACGCACACGCCGGAGATGCTCGGGCTCACGGGCGGCgacccccgccgcggcggcctgtGGAACACCAGCAACATGGGCGAGGGCATCATCATCGGGATCCTCGACGACGGCATCTACGGCGGCCACCCTTCGTTCGACGGGGCCGGgatgaagccgccgccgcccaagtgGAAGGGCCGCTGCGATTTCAACAAGACGGTCTGCAACAACAAGCTCATCGGCGCGCGCTCCTACTTCGAGTCGGCCAAGTGGAAGTGGAAGGGCCTCCAAGACCCGGTGCTCCCCATCAGCGAGGGGCAGCACGGCACGCACACGTCcagcacggcggccggcgcgttCGTGCCCAACGCCAGCGTCTTCGGCAACGGGCTCGGCACGGCCGCCGGCATGGCCCCCCGCGCGCACATCGCCTTCTACCAGGTGTGCTACGAGCAGAAGGGCTGCGACCGGGACGACATCCTGGCGGCGGTGGATGACGCCATCGAGGACGGCGTCGACatcctctccctctcgctcGGCCACGAGGATGCCATCGACTTCTCGGATGACCCCGTCTCGCTCGGCGGGTACACGGCCATCCTGAACGGCGTGTTcatctgcgcggcggcgggcaacACCGGGCCGAGCCCCGCGACCCTCGTCAACGAGGCGCCGTGGCTGCTCACCGTGGGGGCGAGCACCAGCGACAGGAGATTCGCGGCCTCCGTGAAGCTCGGGGACAAGGTTGAGGTGGAGGGCCAGTCGCTCAACGACCCcaacaccaccgtgggcgatccGCGCCCGCTGGTTCACGACGTGGACGGCAAGTGCGCCAGCGAGAGCGTGCTGATGGCGCAAAACATCACCGGCAAGATCATCATctgcgacgccggcggcgtcgtGAGCACCGAGAAGGCCAAGATGGCGAagcgcgccggcgcggccgggaTGATCGTCGTCGTCCCGGAGGTGTTCGGCGCGGTGGTCATGCCGAGGGCGCACGCCATCCCGACGGTGCAGGTCGCCTTCGCGGCGGGGCAGAAGATCAAGGAGTTCATGCAGACCTCGCGGGGCGCGACGGCTGCGTTCGTCTTCAAAGGGTCAGTGTTCAAGACCCCGCAGTCGCCGATGGTGGCACCCTTCTCCTCGCGGGGCCCCAACAGGCGGAGCCGTGGGATCCTGAAGCCCGACCTCATCGGCCCCGGGGTGAACATCCTCGCCGGCGTCCCCTCGATCGAGGACGTGGAGCTGCCGCCCGACGCGGCGGTGCCCAGGTTCGACATCAAGTCTGGGACGTCCATGGCGGCGCCGCACCTGAGCGGGATCGCCGCGCTGATCAAGCACGCGCACCCGAACTGGTCGCCCGCGGCCATCAAGTCGGCGCTGATGACGACGGCGGAGCCCACCGACAACCTCCGGCAGCCGATCGCGGACGTGGACGGCAAGCCGGCGACCTTCCTCGCGTTGGGCGCCGGCCACGTGAACCCTCAGAGGGCCATAGACCCGGGGCTCGTGTACAACATGACGGCCGCGGGCTACGTGCCGTACCTGTGCGGGCTCAACTACACGGACCAGAAGGTGAGCACGATCATCTACCCGGAGCCGGCGGTGTCGTGCGCCAAGCTGTCGCGGCTGGAGCAGGACGACCTCAACTACCCGTCCATCATCGCCATCCTCGACCAGCCGCCGTTCACCGCGACGGCCAACCGCTCCGTGACGAACGTCGGCGCCGCCAGCTCGACGTACgtcgtggaggtggaggtgccgGCGTCGGTGAAGGTGGAGGTGAACCCGCCGAAGCTGACGTTCAAGGCGGTGGACGAGGTCCTCAACTACTCGGTCACCATCAAGTCGGCGGACGGCCGGGCGCCGGCAAGCCCGGTCGAGGGGCAGCTCAAGTGGGTCTGCGGCAAGTACGTCGTGCGCAGCCCGCTGCTGGTCGTCGCCGGGGCACGTCAAGCCTAA